From the genome of Bordetella sp. H567, one region includes:
- a CDS encoding MmgE/PrpD family protein, whose protein sequence is MPKTLSEQLADHFSAFGDKPLPDANRKAVKRLLLDYLGVAVAGSQTGSGEVARRFAQSSGGHPEATLIGEGTRVPAMQAALANAISSHSVELDDIDVLALFHFSPPVYSAALATAERQKADGKALLAALAAGCEMMERVSKAANNSLRNRGYHTTPTCGIFGATIASACLLGLPPEQIVSALGLAGAQSGGLMEMYGPSMQKRFNPGPASRSGVTASLMAQLGFTGAATIFEGERGFLKAFTDSNDPGQLVKDLDQPYLLDIEFKPYSCARPIHNAIDCALEIRRKHAPDLSRVKRIRMGRHPDWALYHQNAHPSTYHEAQVSLPYSVAVALTDGQALFPQYNNARLKEPMLRKLSEMVEISVDASLPRGVSCAMTMEMDDGATYRSQVDYPKGSIQNPMSDEELRAKFDSLATPVLGAARAAQVAEQVANIEACRDVGALMRLLAPAG, encoded by the coding sequence ATGCCCAAGACGCTTTCCGAACAACTTGCCGATCATTTTTCCGCCTTCGGCGACAAGCCCTTGCCCGACGCCAACCGCAAGGCGGTGAAGCGGCTGCTGCTGGACTACCTGGGCGTGGCCGTGGCGGGCAGCCAGACCGGCAGCGGCGAGGTCGCGCGCCGTTTCGCCCAATCCAGTGGCGGCCATCCCGAAGCCACGCTGATCGGCGAAGGCACGCGAGTGCCCGCCATGCAGGCGGCCCTGGCCAACGCCATTTCATCGCACAGCGTCGAGCTGGACGATATCGACGTGCTGGCGCTGTTCCACTTCAGTCCGCCCGTCTATTCCGCCGCCCTGGCCACCGCCGAACGGCAGAAGGCCGACGGCAAGGCCCTGCTGGCGGCACTGGCCGCCGGCTGCGAAATGATGGAGCGCGTCAGCAAGGCGGCCAACAATTCCTTGCGCAACCGGGGCTATCACACCACGCCCACCTGCGGCATCTTCGGCGCCACGATCGCCTCGGCCTGCCTGCTGGGACTGCCGCCCGAACAGATCGTGTCGGCGCTGGGGCTGGCCGGCGCGCAGTCCGGTGGCCTGATGGAGATGTACGGGCCCTCGATGCAGAAGCGATTCAATCCCGGCCCGGCCTCGCGCAGCGGCGTGACGGCATCGCTGATGGCGCAGCTGGGGTTCACCGGCGCGGCAACCATCTTCGAAGGCGAACGCGGCTTCCTGAAGGCCTTCACCGACAGCAACGACCCGGGCCAGCTGGTGAAGGACCTGGACCAGCCCTATCTGCTGGACATCGAGTTCAAACCCTATTCCTGCGCGCGTCCCATCCACAACGCCATCGATTGCGCCCTGGAGATCCGCCGCAAGCACGCGCCCGACCTGAGCCGCGTCAAGCGCATCCGCATGGGCCGGCATCCGGACTGGGCGCTGTATCACCAGAACGCCCATCCCTCCACGTACCACGAGGCGCAGGTCAGCCTGCCGTATTCGGTGGCGGTGGCGCTGACCGACGGGCAGGCGCTGTTTCCGCAGTACAACAACGCGCGGTTGAAGGAACCCATGCTGCGGAAGCTGTCGGAGATGGTGGAGATCAGCGTGGACGCCAGTCTGCCGCGCGGCGTCTCCTGCGCGATGACGATGGAGATGGATGACGGCGCCACTTACCGGTCCCAGGTGGATTACCCCAAGGGATCGATCCAGAATCCGATGTCCGATGAGGAATTGCGTGCCAAGTTCGACAGCCTGGCAACGCCGGTGCTGGGTGCGGCCCGCGCGGCGCAGGTGGCCGAACAGGTGGCGAATATCGAGGCCTGCCGCGATGTCGGCGCGCTCATGCGCCTGCTGGCACCCGCGGGCTGA